The following coding sequences are from one Granulicella arctica window:
- a CDS encoding 2-oxoadipate dioxygenase/decarboxylase family protein, which translates to MVITEAVLQRTLEQVVGTERTHSLFQVLVVPQRLMEETGANISRAGIAQALNMLLFEELVNRVPDAKSYVEDCLRHGMKVMHDHGAVRTVALQGMGGLPAGEDAITRILRPLGYALNGVYPLERLKMTGRSHAHAEYPEELAQLFVSELHPERFSVEFQAAVGRITSTSRDPLTPEAAALLAELEEGCSLSVEKSVMLLPVLAKIFTRQHAEGTLSDYEILLAESAEMAWISTEGNAFNHATDRVVDIDQLVADQKLLGRAMKTTVETSQSGRVRQTAFLAARVHRRFRAEDGSVIEKEVPGSFYEFIARFPFSSEDERTGLDLSFDSSSAQAIFKMTADSGR; encoded by the coding sequence ATGGTAATCACGGAAGCTGTATTACAGAGAACGCTTGAACAAGTCGTTGGTACAGAACGTACACACAGTTTATTTCAAGTATTAGTGGTGCCACAGAGATTGATGGAAGAGACAGGCGCGAACATCTCACGTGCGGGCATTGCACAGGCGCTTAATATGCTTCTATTTGAAGAGCTAGTGAATCGTGTGCCGGATGCGAAGAGCTATGTGGAAGATTGCCTGCGCCATGGTATGAAGGTAATGCACGATCACGGCGCGGTTCGCACAGTTGCCCTTCAAGGTATGGGTGGATTGCCGGCGGGCGAGGATGCGATCACGCGCATCCTGCGTCCGCTTGGCTATGCACTCAACGGAGTCTATCCATTGGAGAGGCTAAAGATGACAGGCCGCTCCCACGCGCACGCGGAGTATCCGGAGGAGCTCGCACAGCTCTTTGTCAGTGAGCTGCATCCAGAGCGGTTCTCGGTGGAGTTTCAGGCTGCGGTTGGACGAATCACATCGACATCTCGTGACCCGCTTACTCCCGAGGCGGCGGCATTACTCGCTGAGTTGGAGGAGGGGTGTTCTCTATCTGTAGAAAAGTCGGTCATGTTGCTGCCAGTGCTAGCAAAGATTTTCACTCGCCAACATGCGGAGGGGACACTTTCTGACTATGAAATTCTACTGGCTGAGTCGGCAGAGATGGCGTGGATCTCGACCGAGGGTAATGCCTTCAACCACGCAACGGATCGAGTCGTGGATATCGATCAATTGGTCGCGGATCAGAAGTTGCTTGGTCGCGCAATGAAGACAACGGTGGAGACATCGCAATCGGGCAGGGTTCGCCAAACCGCGTTCCTCGCGGCCCGAGTGCATCGGCGCTTTCGCGCCGAGGATGGCAGTGTGATTGAGAAGGAAGTGCCGGGTTCCTTCTATGAGTTCATTGCCCGATTTCCGTTTTCTTCTGAAGATGAAAGGACAGGTCTTGATCTAAGCTTTGACAGTTCAAGCGCACAGGCGATCTTTAAAATGACAGCCGATTCAGGAAGATGA
- the amaB gene encoding L-piperidine-6-carboxylate dehydrogenase: protein MTTEQSSLAQEVHDLLSRLGVSESTYTQGDLIVRTPLTGQVVARVVKTKPAVASEALAAAQRAFLTWRSVPAPQRGDLIRLLGEELRAEISTLGRLVTIETGKLLSEGFGEVQEMIDICVFAAGLSRQLIGLTIASERAHHRMMETWHPLGVVGVISAFNFPVAVWSWNAALALVCGNAVVWKPSEKTPLTALATQALFERAASKFGDVPLGLSVLLVGDAQLGQLLVDCPHVPLVSATGSTVMGHAVAPRLAGRFARAILELGGNNAAIVCPSADLDLALRAIAFSAMGTAGQRCTTLRRLIVHETIYDDLVARLKKVYLSVVVGDPRDAGTLVGPLIDERSFEAMQYALNEARNQGAKITGGERVVLEGSLDESFYVRPALVELTQQVEVVKRETFAPILYVLKYRELDEAIKLQNDVPQGLSSSIFTLNVREAELFLSATGSDCGIANVNIGTSGAEIGGAFGGEKETGGGRESGSDAWKQYMRRATNTINYGVELPLAQGVSFEIN from the coding sequence ATGACAACTGAACAGAGTTCCCTTGCACAAGAGGTGCACGATCTTCTCTCTAGGCTTGGAGTGTCGGAGTCAACCTACACGCAGGGAGACCTGATCGTGCGGACGCCGCTTACCGGCCAAGTGGTCGCGCGTGTGGTGAAGACAAAACCGGCGGTGGCCAGCGAGGCGCTCGCAGCGGCGCAGCGTGCGTTTCTCACATGGCGCAGCGTGCCTGCACCTCAGCGTGGCGACCTGATTCGGCTGCTTGGTGAAGAACTAAGAGCGGAGATATCTACCCTAGGCCGGCTCGTGACCATCGAGACAGGCAAGCTGCTCTCTGAAGGCTTCGGCGAGGTGCAGGAGATGATTGATATTTGTGTCTTCGCAGCCGGGCTGTCGCGACAACTCATAGGTCTCACGATTGCCTCTGAGCGTGCGCACCATCGCATGATGGAGACTTGGCATCCACTAGGCGTCGTCGGAGTAATCTCGGCGTTCAATTTTCCCGTCGCGGTTTGGTCGTGGAATGCGGCGTTGGCGCTGGTCTGTGGCAACGCTGTGGTGTGGAAGCCTTCGGAGAAGACACCGTTGACTGCACTCGCGACGCAGGCGCTCTTTGAGCGTGCGGCGAGCAAATTCGGCGATGTGCCCCTTGGACTATCTGTGCTTCTGGTGGGTGATGCGCAACTTGGACAGCTGCTCGTCGACTGTCCGCATGTCCCACTTGTCTCGGCGACCGGTTCAACTGTCATGGGACACGCCGTTGCGCCGCGGCTCGCTGGACGCTTCGCCCGCGCGATTCTTGAGCTTGGAGGAAACAATGCAGCCATCGTCTGTCCTAGCGCCGATCTCGATCTTGCGCTACGCGCTATTGCGTTTTCTGCAATGGGTACAGCAGGTCAGCGCTGCACGACGCTGCGACGCCTGATAGTGCATGAGACGATTTACGATGACCTCGTCGCACGGCTCAAAAAGGTCTATCTATCCGTTGTAGTGGGTGATCCACGGGATGCCGGTACACTTGTAGGCCCACTGATCGATGAACGGTCCTTTGAGGCTATGCAATATGCTCTCAATGAAGCACGAAATCAGGGTGCGAAGATTACAGGGGGAGAGCGTGTTGTGCTGGAGGGAAGCTTGGACGAGTCGTTCTACGTTCGCCCCGCGCTGGTCGAGCTTACGCAACAGGTGGAGGTGGTAAAAAGAGAAACCTTCGCTCCTATTCTCTATGTGCTCAAGTACCGCGAACTCGACGAGGCGATCAAACTACAGAACGATGTGCCGCAGGGCCTTTCGTCGTCTATCTTTACGTTGAACGTACGTGAGGCTGAGCTCTTTCTTTCTGCAACTGGATCGGACTGCGGCATTGCTAACGTCAACATAGGCACCTCGGGTGCAGAGATTGGGGGTGCCTTCGGCGGCGAGAAGGAGACTGGTGGCGGCCGAGAATCCGGCTCCGACGCCTGGAAGCAGTATATGCGCCGCGCTACAAACACGATCAACTATGGAGTGGAACTTCCCCTGGCTCAAGGAGTGAGCTTCGAGATCAACTAG
- a CDS encoding c-type cytochrome produces the protein MLKSLFVLPILLLSILSPQQPPATSTPSSIPVEAARMVNPVRPTPESQAHAKKMYGYDCAMCHGANGNGKGELVADMKLVLKDYTDPEALKGLSDGELFYIIKNGKGQMSGEGDRARPEDLWNMVILVRSFAKR, from the coding sequence ATGCTGAAATCTTTGTTCGTCCTTCCCATCTTACTGCTCTCCATACTCTCACCGCAGCAGCCGCCCGCTACCTCAACACCGTCGAGTATTCCCGTCGAAGCTGCGCGTATGGTCAATCCGGTAAGGCCTACGCCTGAATCTCAGGCCCATGCCAAGAAAATGTACGGATACGACTGCGCCATGTGCCACGGAGCAAACGGCAACGGCAAAGGTGAACTCGTTGCTGATATGAAGCTTGTTCTTAAGGATTACACCGATCCGGAAGCTCTGAAAGGTCTGTCTGATGGGGAACTCTTCTACATCATCAAGAACGGCAAAGGCCAGATGTCTGGAGAAGGTGATCGTGCGAGGCCGGAAGATCTCTGGAATATGGTGATCCTAGTGCGTTCGTTTGCTAAGAGATAG
- a CDS encoding NAD(P)-dependent oxidoreductase, with amino-acid sequence MNCHRTDPTLSEALDPLTRVAALREAHRCLYCYDAPCTHACPTHIDIPGFIKKIATDNLLGSAQTILEANLLGATCSRVCPVQELCEGACVLGASHQPITIGRLQRHAMDHVYSRGIEVVQAATSTGRKIAVIGSGPAGLSCAGELARRGHSVTVFEKRDLPGGLSTYGIISLREPVEVALDEVKMLEKLGVIVKTGFELGRNLQLNELQQQFEMVVLSIGLGQVPLLGIPGEEHVLDGLEYVEGSKVAAEPLVVGRHVVVVGAGNTAIDCATIAKRLGAERVTIVYRRTDREMTAYEHEYEFAKKEGIEFRFLAQPQAVVLEDGLVSGLLCAQMKLGALDASERPSPEPVAGQEFVVHADQIVKAIGQKKPAIATVLNLKTSSGYIAVDEDFESSVPAVFAIGDCIRSRGEASTVMAVQDGKMAAVALHARLTSSVSLSKGA; translated from the coding sequence GTGAACTGTCATCGCACCGACCCGACGCTGAGCGAGGCCCTTGATCCTCTGACTCGCGTTGCGGCGCTACGTGAGGCTCATCGATGTCTTTATTGTTACGACGCACCGTGCACGCATGCCTGTCCGACGCACATCGATATTCCCGGCTTTATTAAGAAGATTGCGACTGATAATCTTCTCGGTTCCGCGCAGACGATCCTTGAGGCCAATCTTCTTGGAGCTACCTGCTCGCGCGTCTGTCCTGTGCAGGAGCTTTGTGAAGGGGCCTGCGTTCTCGGCGCATCGCATCAGCCTATTACGATTGGCCGGCTTCAGCGCCATGCCATGGATCATGTCTACAGCCGTGGTATCGAGGTGGTACAGGCCGCTACCTCTACCGGGCGCAAGATCGCCGTTATCGGTTCGGGTCCGGCGGGTCTCTCGTGCGCTGGGGAGCTTGCGCGCCGGGGGCATAGCGTCACGGTCTTTGAGAAGCGCGATCTTCCTGGAGGTCTTTCGACCTATGGCATCATCTCGCTGCGCGAGCCGGTCGAGGTTGCGCTCGATGAGGTGAAGATGCTGGAGAAGCTTGGCGTCATCGTCAAGACGGGCTTCGAGTTGGGCCGCAACCTGCAACTCAACGAACTTCAGCAACAGTTTGAGATGGTGGTCCTCAGCATTGGGCTTGGCCAGGTGCCACTGCTTGGCATCCCTGGTGAAGAGCATGTGCTCGACGGACTGGAGTATGTGGAAGGAAGTAAGGTCGCTGCCGAGCCACTGGTCGTCGGTAGGCACGTTGTGGTTGTTGGCGCGGGCAATACGGCTATCGATTGCGCCACGATTGCGAAGCGTCTTGGAGCGGAGCGCGTCACCATTGTCTACCGCCGCACCGACCGCGAGATGACGGCGTATGAACACGAGTATGAGTTCGCGAAGAAAGAAGGCATCGAGTTCCGCTTTCTCGCGCAACCGCAGGCGGTGGTGCTGGAAGATGGTCTCGTCAGCGGGCTGCTCTGTGCGCAGATGAAGCTTGGTGCTCTGGATGCCTCGGAGCGTCCTTCGCCGGAGCCTGTTGCGGGGCAGGAGTTTGTTGTGCATGCCGACCAGATTGTGAAGGCCATCGGGCAGAAGAAGCCTGCTATTGCTACCGTATTAAATCTGAAGACCAGCAGCGGTTACATCGCCGTCGATGAGGACTTCGAGAGCAGCGTTCCCGCTGTCTTCGCTATTGGCGACTGCATTCGCAGCCGCGGCGAGGCTTCTACGGTTATGGCGGTCCAGGATGGCAAGATGGCCGCCGTTGCGCTGCACGCACGTCTTACTTCCTCCGTATCGCTTAGCAAGGGAGCATAG
- the preA gene encoding NAD-dependent dihydropyrimidine dehydrogenase subunit PreA, whose product MADLSIDFAGIKSPNPFWLASAPPSNSGMQVHRAFEAGWGGAVWKTIGTPVLNVSNRYGAWHYGGQRMLAINNVELISDRPIELNLREIADVKRNWPDRAVVVSAMVAPNAEAWSEVVKRIQDTGADGIELNFGCPHGMSERGMGSAVGQVPEYLERITGWVMSAASIPIIVKLTPNITNIVVPARSAVSAGANALSLINTINSIVGVDLDTLAITPNIGGKGGHGGYAGPAVKPIALNMLASLGTDEVVSKSGLPISGMGGISTWQDAAEFLLLGATSLQVCTAVMHYGFRIIDDLCNGLSNWMDEKGYATINDVVGQSLHRVSEFKHFDLSFKAVARIDQDTCIKCNLCYVACNDTTHQCIDLVSAAGKVVQPYSYDVRSNGKDEAINTRPQPVVREADCVGCRLCYNVCPVDHCIEMVEVAPEHPSTTWNEILQAEPEVTEDWEAMKAYRERNGLHIH is encoded by the coding sequence ATGGCCGATCTCAGCATTGATTTTGCAGGCATCAAATCTCCCAATCCGTTCTGGCTGGCGTCTGCTCCTCCGAGTAACTCTGGCATGCAGGTCCATCGTGCCTTTGAGGCTGGCTGGGGTGGCGCGGTGTGGAAGACTATTGGCACGCCTGTGCTGAACGTCTCTAACCGATATGGGGCGTGGCACTACGGCGGGCAGCGGATGCTCGCGATCAACAACGTCGAGCTGATCTCCGACCGACCGATCGAGCTGAACCTTCGCGAGATCGCTGATGTGAAACGCAACTGGCCGGATCGCGCTGTCGTCGTCTCCGCCATGGTGGCGCCAAACGCAGAGGCGTGGAGCGAGGTCGTCAAGCGCATCCAGGACACGGGGGCTGATGGCATCGAGCTGAACTTCGGTTGTCCTCACGGTATGAGCGAGCGCGGCATGGGCAGCGCAGTTGGCCAGGTGCCCGAGTATCTCGAGCGCATTACGGGCTGGGTGATGAGCGCGGCTTCCATTCCGATCATCGTGAAGCTCACGCCGAATATCACCAATATAGTTGTGCCTGCTCGCTCCGCTGTCTCTGCTGGAGCCAATGCGCTCTCGCTGATTAATACGATCAACTCTATCGTTGGCGTAGATCTCGATACGCTCGCGATTACGCCGAACATTGGTGGCAAGGGCGGCCACGGAGGCTATGCGGGGCCTGCGGTGAAGCCCATTGCTCTTAATATGCTGGCTTCACTTGGTACGGACGAGGTTGTCTCCAAGTCGGGGCTGCCAATCTCTGGCATGGGCGGTATCTCGACATGGCAGGACGCTGCGGAGTTTCTTCTGCTTGGGGCTACGAGCCTACAGGTTTGCACCGCCGTCATGCACTATGGCTTCCGCATTATTGATGACCTCTGTAATGGCCTCTCCAACTGGATGGACGAGAAGGGCTACGCGACGATCAACGATGTGGTTGGCCAGAGCCTGCACCGTGTCTCGGAGTTCAAACACTTCGATCTATCTTTTAAAGCTGTTGCGCGGATCGACCAGGATACTTGTATCAAGTGCAATCTCTGCTATGTGGCTTGCAATGACACGACCCACCAATGCATCGATCTTGTCTCCGCAGCAGGTAAGGTTGTTCAGCCTTACTCCTACGACGTTCGTTCGAACGGTAAGGATGAGGCAATCAATACGCGGCCGCAGCCGGTCGTTCGCGAGGCGGACTGTGTCGGCTGCCGCCTTTGCTACAATGTTTGCCCGGTCGATCATTGCATCGAGATGGTCGAAGTGGCTCCCGAGCACCCCTCCACGACGTGGAACGAGATCTTGCAGGCCGAGCCCGAAGTCACCGAAGACTGGGAGGCGATGAAGGCCTACCGCGAGCGCAACGGCCTCCATATTCACTAA
- the hydA gene encoding dihydropyrimidinase — translation MGLVIRNGEVITDTERYHADLYIEDEVITRIGKDLAVPDGTEVIDATDKFVFPGFIDPHVHIYLPFMGTFAKDTYETASVAALIGGTTSLIEMCCPSRQEDALEGYELWKSKAADHSACDYGFHMAVTRFDAQTEQQLRQIVDDGTTSFKIFLSYKNFFGVDDGEMYQTLKLAKELGVIVTAHCENAELVSRLQQELLAQGKTGPEWHEPSRPETVEAEGTTRFATFLETTGAAGYIVHLSCAPALKAAVEARARGVKLSVESVLPHFLLDKTYAERKGVEGLKHVMSPPLRDKSNQAVLWSALERGDVDTVGTDHCPFDLDQKRMGEGNFTLIPNGIPGVEDRVNLIYTYGVKRGGLSLNRFVDALSTRAAKLFGLYPRKGAIAVGGDADLVIFDPQYRGVISAKTHHMNNDYSGFEGFEIEGRPSVVTVRGKVQVKDGTFVGQQGIGRFLRREVASAASGEAHAG, via the coding sequence ATGGGTCTTGTCATACGCAATGGCGAAGTCATCACAGACACCGAGCGGTATCACGCTGATCTTTACATCGAAGACGAGGTGATTACGCGAATCGGCAAAGATCTTGCCGTGCCAGATGGGACAGAGGTGATCGACGCGACCGACAAGTTTGTCTTTCCCGGTTTTATCGACCCGCACGTCCATATCTATCTGCCCTTTATGGGCACCTTCGCCAAAGATACCTATGAGACGGCCAGCGTTGCGGCGCTCATCGGCGGAACGACCAGTCTGATCGAGATGTGTTGTCCTTCGCGGCAGGAAGATGCGCTGGAAGGGTACGAGTTGTGGAAGAGCAAAGCGGCAGATCATAGCGCCTGCGACTACGGCTTCCACATGGCGGTTACGCGCTTCGACGCGCAGACCGAGCAGCAGCTTAGGCAGATCGTTGACGATGGCACGACTTCGTTCAAGATTTTTCTCTCTTACAAAAACTTCTTCGGTGTAGATGACGGAGAGATGTACCAGACTCTCAAGTTAGCCAAGGAGCTCGGCGTCATTGTTACGGCGCACTGCGAGAATGCGGAGCTTGTCAGCCGACTGCAACAGGAGCTGCTGGCGCAGGGCAAGACTGGCCCGGAGTGGCATGAGCCAAGCCGCCCGGAGACGGTCGAGGCTGAAGGAACTACCCGCTTCGCCACATTTCTTGAGACGACCGGTGCTGCCGGATATATAGTGCATCTCTCCTGTGCTCCAGCGCTCAAGGCTGCGGTGGAGGCGCGTGCACGGGGAGTGAAGCTTTCGGTAGAGTCCGTGCTGCCGCATTTCCTACTCGACAAGACCTATGCTGAACGTAAGGGCGTCGAGGGCTTGAAGCATGTGATGTCGCCTCCATTGCGCGACAAGTCCAATCAGGCTGTGTTGTGGAGCGCGCTTGAGCGAGGCGATGTTGATACGGTGGGAACCGATCATTGCCCCTTTGATCTTGATCAGAAGCGAATGGGCGAGGGAAACTTCACGCTGATCCCGAACGGCATTCCCGGCGTTGAGGATCGCGTCAACCTCATCTATACCTATGGGGTTAAGCGTGGTGGCCTTAGCCTGAACCGCTTCGTCGATGCACTCAGCACTCGTGCTGCAAAACTCTTTGGTCTCTACCCACGCAAGGGAGCCATCGCTGTGGGTGGCGACGCCGATCTGGTTATCTTCGATCCGCAATATCGCGGTGTTATCTCCGCAAAGACGCATCATATGAACAACGACTACAGTGGCTTCGAAGGTTTTGAGATCGAAGGCCGCCCGTCGGTTGTTACGGTGCGTGGCAAGGTGCAGGTTAAGGACGGCACCTTCGTTGGCCAGCAGGGGATCGGCCGTTTCCTTCGGCGCGAGGTTGCCAGCGCAGCATCAGGAGAAGCCCATGCCGGCTGA
- a CDS encoding Zn-dependent hydrolase — protein MPADSSNVIANLRELRALTGDADGAQRVAFTPTWLKAREWFESRLAGLPVERRLDAAGNCWTTLRGVSERSLVLGSHLDSVPNGGWLDGCLGVLAALEVLRGLSVKYEGRPPFTIRVVDWADEEGARFGRSLFGSSAFAGTHTIGADRVRTDRDGVTLEAALHQCDIDIEKIGDAAAEREQIAAYLELHIEQGPVLERLGLPLAAVLGTKGVERHSIVFKGQEAHSGSTPMADRRDALAAAARLALEIRTIAGRHPDAVCTMGSVKTFPGIVTAVVGRCEVTLDQRDLDAKVLATLLREAQEASQRFAAEERCSVEWSKIWSIEPIPFHPQLIELCEEAIRETVSTVHRLPSGPLHDAAEVSRAGIPTVMMFVQSLNGISHNKIEDTSAEHLALAVTAFDRLATKTLQWMESQ, from the coding sequence ATGCCGGCTGATTCCAGCAACGTCATCGCAAACCTTCGCGAACTCCGCGCTCTTACCGGTGATGCAGACGGTGCGCAGCGAGTGGCCTTCACGCCTACATGGTTGAAAGCGCGTGAGTGGTTTGAGAGCAGGCTCGCTGGTCTGCCTGTGGAGCGGCGCCTGGATGCGGCAGGCAATTGCTGGACCACACTTCGTGGCGTTTCTGAGCGTTCTCTTGTTCTTGGTAGTCATCTTGATTCAGTCCCGAATGGCGGGTGGCTCGATGGTTGCCTCGGTGTTCTCGCTGCGCTGGAGGTGTTGCGCGGGCTCTCTGTGAAATATGAGGGGCGACCACCGTTCACTATTCGCGTAGTCGATTGGGCGGATGAAGAGGGCGCGCGCTTTGGCCGTAGTCTCTTTGGTTCTTCTGCCTTCGCTGGAACTCACACGATTGGCGCCGATCGTGTCCGTACCGACCGAGACGGCGTCACACTTGAGGCAGCTCTCCATCAGTGCGACATCGATATCGAGAAGATCGGTGACGCTGCTGCGGAGCGTGAGCAGATCGCCGCATATCTTGAACTGCACATCGAGCAGGGGCCTGTTCTCGAACGGCTTGGACTACCCCTCGCCGCAGTGCTTGGCACCAAGGGAGTTGAGCGCCATTCCATCGTCTTCAAGGGGCAGGAGGCGCACTCGGGATCGACGCCGATGGCTGACCGCCGCGATGCGCTTGCCGCTGCCGCACGTCTTGCACTTGAGATTCGCACGATTGCGGGTAGGCATCCCGATGCGGTTTGCACGATGGGGAGCGTGAAGACCTTTCCGGGCATCGTCACCGCCGTCGTCGGACGCTGCGAGGTGACGCTGGACCAGCGCGATCTGGACGCCAAGGTTCTCGCGACGCTGCTCCGCGAAGCCCAGGAGGCGAGTCAGCGCTTCGCCGCTGAAGAACGTTGCTCGGTGGAGTGGTCGAAGATATGGAGCATCGAGCCGATTCCATTCCATCCGCAGCTCATCGAGTTGTGTGAAGAGGCCATCCGCGAAACTGTGTCGACCGTACATCGCCTCCCCTCCGGCCCGCTACACGATGCTGCGGAGGTCTCCCGCGCGGGCATTCCTACGGTCATGATGTTCGTGCAGTCTCTCAACGGTATCAGTCACAACAAGATCGAAGACACAAGCGCCGAACACCTCGCTCTTGCCGTTACAGCCTTTGATCGTCTCGCCACCAAGACACTACAGTGGATGGAGTCGCAATGA
- a CDS encoding PucR family transcriptional regulator, which translates to MNTNAQFFPRRSGHAAPSQPLAISRLVEPLTLPQISTLPSLQTILDLPAFRSAELISGGEHIGEPVTWVHISEIMDIWRFLSGGELLLSTGLELVRVSPAARIAYIQGLARAGVRALGLELVQWITEVPAEIIDTARELVFPLIVFRSEVSFSDLTRAAHEEILRPTRNRGLESTMQTILNALIETSRDKDFLHRELGPLLALPARPRTTMLTTLEALLDAHFNIAEAARKLGVRRQSIYYRLEQLTGLLGSLDDPSRKLGFLVALALLRRSALPVANAIDGPSSRKGINP; encoded by the coding sequence ATGAATACGAACGCTCAATTTTTTCCTCGGCGATCCGGTCACGCTGCACCGAGCCAGCCGCTCGCCATCAGCCGCTTAGTCGAGCCCTTGACACTGCCGCAGATTAGCACTCTGCCTTCGCTACAGACGATTCTCGATCTCCCTGCCTTTCGTAGCGCGGAGCTGATCTCAGGCGGGGAGCACATTGGTGAGCCAGTTACCTGGGTCCATATCTCGGAGATCATGGATATCTGGCGTTTCCTCTCCGGGGGTGAACTCCTGCTCAGCACTGGGCTTGAGCTTGTCCGCGTCAGTCCTGCGGCGCGCATCGCGTATATACAGGGGCTTGCTCGGGCAGGTGTGCGGGCCCTTGGGCTCGAGCTGGTGCAGTGGATCACTGAGGTTCCTGCGGAGATTATCGACACAGCTCGTGAGCTTGTATTTCCGCTGATTGTCTTCCGTAGCGAGGTCAGTTTCAGCGATCTGACTCGCGCCGCGCACGAGGAGATTCTTCGCCCTACACGCAACCGCGGCCTCGAATCTACGATGCAGACGATCCTCAACGCGCTGATCGAAACTAGTCGCGATAAGGATTTCCTCCATCGCGAACTAGGCCCCCTGCTTGCCCTTCCGGCGCGACCGCGCACGACGATGCTCACTACGCTCGAGGCTCTGCTGGACGCGCACTTCAACATTGCCGAGGCTGCAAGAAAGCTGGGCGTTCGCCGCCAGAGCATCTACTACCGTCTTGAACAACTGACCGGCCTTCTCGGATCGCTTGACGATCCATCACGCAAGCTCGGTTTTCTGGTTGCGCTTGCCCTTCTCCGTCGTAGCGCGCTCCCCGTGGCGAATGCCATCGACGGCCCATCTTCTCGTAAAGGAATAAACCCATGA
- a CDS encoding aminotransferase class III-fold pyridoxal phosphate-dependent enzyme, which yields MTTNIVELEQITEPTSQQIIDENRDYTLFSWSVQNAANPVHLKRAEGVYFWDGDDNRWLDFSSQLINMNVGHQHPKVLNAIKKQVDELCFAGPSFATEPRGTLGKKLAEVTGLAKSFFTLGGSEANENAIKIARLYTGRNKIITRYRSYHGATMGSMTASGDPRRWPVEPGMPGVVRAFDPYCYRCPFGQKVESCHRECVSHIEEIIRMEGPDNIAAILVEGITGSNGLLIPPDDYYPKLRALCDRYGILLIDDEVMSGFGRTGMWLATQHYGIKPDIVTAAKGLTSGYMPLGTVIVSAPIAEYFETHMLYGGLTYSGHPVSCAAANANLAVYEEESIFENVETQGAYLTHRLNSIEQRFACVGDVRSIGLFSVIELVKDKVTREPLAPFNGTSPEMGKLAAYLKSQHLYAFTRFNMLWVCPPLIITQEQLGNGLDIIEEGLRIVDATLAS from the coding sequence ATGACTACGAACATCGTCGAGCTGGAACAGATCACTGAGCCTACCTCTCAACAGATCATTGACGAGAATCGCGATTACACTCTCTTCTCCTGGTCGGTGCAGAACGCAGCTAACCCCGTGCACCTCAAGCGTGCGGAAGGCGTCTATTTTTGGGACGGGGATGACAATCGCTGGCTCGACTTCAGCTCGCAACTCATCAACATGAACGTTGGGCATCAGCACCCCAAGGTGCTAAACGCGATCAAGAAGCAGGTGGATGAGCTCTGCTTCGCAGGCCCCTCCTTCGCCACAGAACCGCGAGGCACTCTTGGCAAGAAGCTGGCTGAGGTCACTGGTCTCGCCAAGTCGTTCTTTACGCTTGGAGGCTCGGAAGCCAACGAGAACGCCATCAAGATCGCGCGTCTGTATACGGGACGAAACAAGATCATCACGCGCTATCGTTCGTACCATGGCGCAACGATGGGCTCCATGACGGCCTCGGGTGATCCTCGCCGTTGGCCGGTCGAACCCGGTATGCCTGGGGTGGTGCGCGCCTTCGATCCCTATTGCTACCGCTGCCCATTCGGTCAGAAGGTTGAGAGCTGCCATCGCGAGTGTGTGTCCCACATCGAAGAGATCATTCGCATGGAAGGCCCGGACAATATTGCAGCCATTCTTGTTGAAGGCATCACGGGGTCGAACGGTCTGCTCATTCCGCCGGATGATTACTATCCGAAGCTGCGCGCGCTCTGCGATCGCTATGGCATCCTGCTGATCGACGACGAGGTGATGAGTGGCTTCGGGCGCACTGGCATGTGGCTTGCTACACAGCACTACGGCATCAAGCCTGACATCGTCACAGCCGCGAAGGGATTGACCAGCGGCTACATGCCCTTGGGGACGGTGATCGTCTCTGCGCCGATTGCTGAATACTTTGAGACGCACATGCTCTACGGTGGTCTTACTTACAGCGGTCATCCTGTCTCCTGCGCTGCCGCTAACGCCAACCTTGCGGTCTACGAGGAAGAGTCAATCTTCGAGAACGTGGAAACGCAGGGTGCTTATCTCACGCATCGCCTCAATTCCATCGAACAGCGCTTCGCCTGCGTTGGCGATGTCCGGTCGATCGGGCTCTTCAGCGTTATCGAGTTGGTGAAGGACAAGGTCACACGCGAGCCTCTCGCACCGTTCAACGGCACGAGCCCCGAGATGGGCAAGCTCGCTGCTTACCTGAAGTCGCAGCATCTCTATGCCTTCACTCGATTCAACATGTTGTGGGTATGCCCGCCGCTCATCATCACGCAGGAGCAGCTCGGCAATGGACTCGACATCATCGAAGAGGGCCTCAGGATCGTAGACGCAACCTTGGCATCGTAA